Proteins encoded within one genomic window of Tamandua tetradactyla isolate mTamTet1 chromosome 11, mTamTet1.pri, whole genome shotgun sequence:
- the FBXL12 gene encoding F-box/LRR-repeat protein 12 isoform X2: MRPKVMWHLLRRYMASRLYSLRMGGYLFSGSKAPQLSPALMRALGQKCPNLQRLCLHVADLTMVPITSLPSTLRTLELHSCEISMLWLLKEQDPTVLPLLECIVLDRVPAFHDEHLQGLTRFRALRSLVLGGTYRVTETGLDAGLQELSYLQRLEVLGCTLSADGTLLAISRHLRDVRKIRLTVRGLSAPGLAVLEGMPALESLCLLGPLITPEMPSPEEILSSCLAMPKLRVLELQGLGWEGQEAERILCKGLPHCVVIVRARPKESMDWWI; encoded by the coding sequence ATGCGGCCTAAAGTCATGTGGCACCTCCTTCGCCGGTACATGGCATCTCGTCTCTACTCCCTGCGGATGGGCGGCTACCTCTTCTCGGGCTCCAAGGCTCCACAGCTGTCCCCTGCCCTGATGAGGGCCCTGGGCCAGAAGTGCCCCAACCTGCAGCGCCTTTGCCTGCATGTGGCCGACCTGACCATGGTGCCCATCACCAGCCTGCCCAGCACCCTGAGGACCCTGGAGCTGCACAGCTGCGAGATCTCCATGCTCTGGCTCCTCAAGGAGCAGGACCCCACGGTGCTGCCCCTGCTCGAGTGCATCGTGCTGGACCGCGTCCCTGCCTTCCATGACGAGCACCTGCAGGGCCTGACACGCTTCCGCGCCCTGCGCTCGCTGGTGCTGGGCGGCACCTACCGGGTGACCGAGACGGGGTTGGACGCGGGCCTGCAGGAGCTGAGCTACCTGCAGAGGCTTGAGGTGCTGGGTTGCACCCTCTCGGCCGACGGCACCCTGCTGGCCATCAGCCGCCACCTCCGCGACGTGCGCAAGATCCGGCTGACCGTGCGGGGCCTCTCTGCCCCCGGCCTGGCAGTCCTGGAGGGCATGCCGGCCCTGGAGAGTCTGTGCCTGCTGGGCCCACTCATCACCCCGGAAATGCCCTCTCCGGAGGAAATCCTCTCCTCTTGCCTCGCCATGCCCAAGCTCAGGGTCCTGGAGCttcaggggctggggtgggagggccAGGAGGCTGAGAGGATCCTGTGCAAGGGACTGCCCCACTGTGTGGTCATCGTCAGGGCCCGCCCCAAAGAGTCCATGGACTGGTGGATATGA